TCACCCAAATTTCCCCCACATCCGTGTCATCCAACAAGACATCAAagacaaaattaatgtaaataaaccACCAGGTCCTGATTGTGTTTTcctgaaaaatatgaaaaagttCCTCTCTGATATTACCCCTCACATTATCATTCTACAAATAAGTGGGAAACAAGCCAAcataaatgttatttataagGGAAACCGTTCAGCCAATGGTATTTCAAACTATAGACCTATCCCGATGATATCTTGTTTTTATAAGTTTattagaaaaatattttcaaatacatttattactttaccttGTTGAAAATTCTAGTATAACTAGGCACCTGTCGGGATTGAAACCGGATGATTTAGGTAGTTATATAGTAATACGTTTTTGATCGTGTAgctaaaaatattacattgattGAAATTTACTTATCTGGGTCCAGAATTATTTCAGAGACATTATGCATATTCTTAGTGATGAAGGTTATCTTACTCAAGTCAAGGTTATTAAAAAAGAGGTAACTCACGGACCTGTCCTTGGTCAACttctttatttcaattatattaTCGGAACTTTTCTACTGAAATTAACCTTTTTCTTGATGACACATCTCTTTATGCAATTATAGATTAACACGCAAGCACTAACAATTGACTACACTCTTATATGTGAATGGGCAACACATGGGACATAAAAATACCTTTAAACAGAGTCAGTTATATTCACAAGGAAACATACACAAATCACTCAAATATGACTTTTTCAAAACAGTCACATCACAGACACCACATCACATACACACTTAGGACTTACCCATAAAAACCAGGGCcatatcaggacgggtgtcaaggagacaactaTAGAAAAACGCAAAACATAGAAAGCCAGAGCATTGAGGGAAGatatgatatattaaagatccaAGTCTGGCAATGAGCCAGAAGATCTTATTAGGTGTCTTCAATATCTTCTTAATAAAAGACACAAAAGTGATTCTTCAGGGGGCAGACTTTTAACCTCATACGACCATGCAATGGAGGAGACAGGAAGAATTCGTACGCCCTGACTAAAGGGCAGAAAGAAGGCAGACAAGATGATTCCAATACATCCCTTGTTACTTCTTTGCTGGGGTATAATATGATTTGCACTGTATTCCAACCTTTACACGTCATATGTAGCGAATCCTGACATATCCTAAACTCGTAGTTGCAGGCACCGGAACCGTTCACAGCAAGGCACCTGTTAGTTGGAGGGTAGCTTATTCCCAGACTCACtgaatgtaaaaataaatatttcaccATGATAATGTATTTTGTGTTTCAATGCCAGTGAACGTTTACTTTTTAAAACTTCACTTGGTATGTCTTAGCTGGACATTTTCCAACAGAGGCACTTATCAGGAATATATTCATCTTTATAACCAAATATCCTGAATTTAACATATGAAGTTAGAAAATTTTAATTTGCATAttcaacattttttctttttgtccATATTAATTTTGCAAGATTCCCTTCTTGGTTTCCAATAATTCGTAATTATCATCAATGCCGAGTCCACAAGAAGGCCCTTaaatcattgacgagtcctagagaaAGAAGCAGCAGCTGAAGGAATGAATGAATGACGAATTTGCAGTGACAACTAATGCATGATATAGAGCCAAGATACACTCTTTCTTTGATGTTCAATGTAGGTCCAAGGTCAAAATGTGTCAGTGGAATTATTCTAGAACATAACAAACCGCCTCACCCAGGTAAGCTTACGATGTACCAGTGACAAGTAGTTCCTAAGACGGAGCCCTGACAAGATTTGAAGAAGGGAATAATGCAATCCTACATTTGGTGTCCAATTTAAACCTTAGTCAATTAATCTTCTAAAGAATTATAATTTTTGGGGTTagttttgttatacattgtttaacatcctatcagcAGATTACGAGATATCGGTATCTAAGggcggcctcccctgtgtgctaGATGTATGCATTTGGTTCTTTTGTGCTTGTCTCCTTTAGATAGCGCGGAACTGTTGCCGATTTTATAGTTCTTTGTTACAGAAACACATTGCTGAAATATTCAATAGAACACCCAACCCTGCCATTATACTGAATAGGTAAATTTATGAAAGTAAAGAACATCGATTTTTAACCAGAAAAACGATTTTTAATCACAAAAATATCCCATTATCTGTCATTTTAAAGGAGAATGTGtttgaaaaatagaaaattgcTAATTATTGCTTTATATTAGTTTTCCATTTGTTTTTAGCATTAGAAATTTAAACGATGTAAGAAATATGTATGTCTCAGTTTTATCTCAACATACCTCTCTTAAACACAGTCTTTGCGTCTGTGTTTTTACTGTTCTGGGTTGGCGATCTTTTTATCATCGGTAAGCAATCGCTATCATTTGTCAGTGTGTACGATTCGTCCAAACAATGACAATCTGGACCctgatttaataaaaaaaaagtctaatGATTACATTTCATAATACTCATTTCGatataattatgaaatgttAGATGAAACAATCATCAATGGTTGAAAAACACTTGACCTTTATTTTGACGAAAGTCACCAGGATTTATTTAAGTGATTTTACATACACTTTTCCCATTTTTGGATCTGCCATCCAGTACCATATATTTGAGTCAACATTTTTCTATTAGCAATATCCAAAGTTCTGTTTCCAAATGAGCTTCAACAGGGAATGAAGTTGAGAATCAATTTTGACTTCCTTTATTGTGCCTCTTGGGAGAATAGATTTAAAGTGAATGCATATTCACTTCATATTGCACAAGGATGATGCAGATAAGACTTTATGTAAATGCAGTTTTACCCTATGGATGccaatcatttaaatattttgggtCCAGTTCATTCAACATTGATTCTCTTTAACCAAATAATCTGCCACAcacaatttgataaaaattctTCAGGTTAATCACCAGTACCCCTTTTGTGCCTTGTCCCTTTATCTCATGGGAAACAGATCCACTGTTTGTAACATTGTAAATCCCCTTCGTCTAAGGATGCTTCCAATGAGGAAGAAGAAAACATCGTCGACATAAGGACGACGGACAGAGGACAGATTGAAGACGGACACCACGGTATGGTTATAAGCATACTTATTTGGTCCTTAGGACCAGGTGATCTGCTAATATCATACTTTGGTCCTTTGGACTAGGTGATCTGCTAACAAATAGTTCTTCCGATTTCACTTGCCTCATGATCCTATACACTGCCATCAACATTATAGTATACATATCGTTAAGGCTGCTACATCTATAGAAGATTAAAATAAGACTAATTTTAAAGCGACTACTTGAGAAAATATGtcatagtttaaaaaaaacagcaaattaACAAAGAAAACGATTTTCTACGGATAAATTTTGGCGCAGGCGCAAAAAATCCAGATTTGTTGAATGTAAACATTTGCGGCAGAAAAATGGCTCCCGAAATCAAGATATTTCGGCCTTTAACTATAATTAGTTCGGCAACAAAGCGATGTTAAATTAACAATATGTCATGATAgcttcaataaaatatatttatacaactATTTGCCAAATGAAGTGATCGCGATATCACCGGTGACGATGGCACGGTTTAGATTACCCCACATTGGGCCCCATCCCGGCCTCGGACGGCGATTCATACCGATTTCAGTCTTTATTGTGGTTTTTGCATGTATTAAGTCATATGGAAACAACCTTTAGGTAGAAATCCTTCACATGCATTATATGTTTAATGTTAGTTAAGTATTTTCGTACGCGTTACTGCTTTGACCACTTGAAGAATCCGACATGACTGAACATCCGTGTGTTTCTGTTAATATTTTTCACTGCCTCGTTTTGGAACCATCACGTGAATTACAACAATAGGTACCTGCCATACCAAGGCAATGTGGTCAAACTGGACAATACAAGCAGAACTAGACCATCGCATTGCTGCGGTATAACTTTTGGAATACCAGATAATGCACCTTGACTAAGTTTACTTCCCCGAATAGTCGCTTTAAAGCCGCTCAATATCAATAACACATGTTTACATCTATCATTGAGGCCCACTCGTCTGCCTCTTGTTGAATACATTTCTAAGTTTCTATACCATTTTCATGTCGCAAACTAAATGCGAAACAAATCCTTTTAATCATACAGAATAATAAACTTTAAACAAATTCCCCTCTTCGTTCATATCATTTGTCCCGAGGAGAAAATACCGTCCAATATGTATGGAAATTGTGTCGCCCTACCCCCAAGGATTTTTCAGATAAAATCTTGAACAGAACCTGTTATTTTTACAAAGGAAAAGGGATTTTCATTAATTCGTTATATTTCTCTTACTGATTTGCTCCTGATGATACTTGTTCGGTCCATGTTAGTTGTTACCCAGAGTAGGGCGTGGCAGTCTATCGGCagcaacaatatatatatattaacgcACTGATAAAATTAACTGACATAATTTGGGTTTCACATACAATACCAGATCGAGCACTCATGTCACTGCATTTGTTAAGTGTATTCGCTTAAATTCAAGCAACTGTGCTTGGATATCATGTGATAACATACCCTGATAGCCAGTTGTTAGTGACTAGTACAATACCTACCCTGATAGCCAGTTATAAGTGACCAGTACAATACCTACCCTGATAGCCAGTTGTTAGTGACTGTACAATACCTACCCTGATAGATAGTTGTTAGTGACCAGTACAATACCTACCCTGATAGCCAGTTGTTAGTGACTAGTACAATACCTACCCTGATAGCCAGTTATACGTGACCAGTACCATACCTACACTGATAGTAAGTTGTAAGTGACCAGTACCATACCTACGCTGATAGCCAGTTATTAGTGACCAGTACAATACCTACCCTGATAGCCAGTTGTTAGTGACCAGTACAATACCTACCCTGATAGATAGTTGTAAGTGACCAGTACTATACCTACCCTGATAACAAGTTGTTAGTGACCAGTACTATACCTACCCTGATAACAAGTTGTTACTGACCAGTACCATACCTACCCTGATAGATAGTTGTAAGTGACCAGTACTATACCTACCCTGATAACAAGTTATAAGTGACCAGTACTATACCTACCCTGATAACAAGTTAGTGACCAGTACTATACCTACCCTGATAACAAGTTAGTGACCAGTACTATACCTACCCTGAAAACAAGTTGTTACTGACCAGTACAATACCTACCCTGATAACAAGTTGTTACTGACCAGTACTATACCTACCCTGAAAACAAGTTGTTACTGACCAGTACTATACCTACCCTGAAAACAAGTTGTTACTGACCAGTACAATACCTACCCTGATTACATGTTGTTAGTGGCCAGTACTATACCTACCCGGATAACAAGTTGTTACTGACCAGTACAATACCTACCCTGATTACATGTTGTAAGTGACCAGTACTATACCTACCCTGATAACAAGTTGTTAGTGACCAGTACTATACCTACCCTGATAACAAGTTGTTACTGACCAGTACAATACCTACCCTGATAGATAGTTGTAAGTGACCAGTACTATACCTACCCTGATtacatgttgttactgaccaGTACAATACCTACCCTGATAACAAGTTGTTACTGACCAGTACAATACCTACCCTGATtacatgttgttactgaccaGTACAATACCTACCCTGATAGCAAGCGTAGTTGTATTACACTGAGCCTGGCATTGTGCTGCTGCGTCTGACCAATGTAAAC
The window above is part of the Pecten maximus chromosome 2, xPecMax1.1, whole genome shotgun sequence genome. Proteins encoded here:
- the LOC117319799 gene encoding uncharacterized protein LOC117319799 isoform X1, translating into MELVLLCIAGLFTVKGEYNSTLLQRLSASSRSLWGFILVFTTCCVHASEVKTEFQSIAKTRDGARGYCQRTYYQGSLAPMQDIVNTRQQSIQVWDGNTYQLSPLITIIGCTNDTGVDRHTIPESLHWSDAAAQCQAQCNTTTLAIRGPDCHCLDESYTLTNDSDCLPMIKRSPTQNSKNTDAKTVFKRVSLGISYPPTNRCLAVNGSGACNYEFRICQDSLHMTCKGWNTVQIILYPSKEVTRDVLESSCLPSFCPLVRAYEFFLSPPLHGRMRLKVCPLKNHFCVFY
- the LOC117319799 gene encoding uncharacterized protein LOC117319799 isoform X2; translation: MELVLLCIAGLFTVKASEVKTEFQSIAKTRDGARGYCQRTYYQGSLAPMQDIVNTRQQSIQVWDGNTYQLSPLITIIGCTNDTGVDRHTIPESLHWSDAAAQCQAQCNTTTLAIRGPDCHCLDESYTLTNDSDCLPMIKRSPTQNSKNTDAKTVFKRVSLGISYPPTNRCLAVNGSGACNYEFRICQDSLHMTCKGWNTVQIILYPSKEVTRDVLESSCLPSFCPLVRAYEFFLSPPLHGRMRLKVCPLKNHFCVFY